The nucleotide window TTTAAATAAGCCAGCTTGTCTTCCGGCTTCGCGTTAGCAACAATGTCAGTAATACCAATCTCTGCTGCAACAGGCTTCGCATTAATCAAAGAGTCTCCAGTCAGCAGCGTAGTTTTGATTCCCGCTTCTTTGAATTGCTTAATGAACTCGATACTTTCTTTACGAATCGGATCTTCATAAGTGAATGTTGCAATATGACGACCAGACATCGACAAGTAAATACCATTACTTTCAGATGGCTGAGCTTCACCTAGAATGAACTCGCTGCTACCAATCGCCACTTCTTGCCCATTCAACTCGCCAGTAATGCCCGAGCCAATCACGTTGTTTACCGACTCTACTTCGATACCATCAGAAATATAAGTTTTGAACGCTTTAGCGATAGGGTGGTTAGCGTGTTGCTCTAGGCTTGCTGCAACTTGCAAACAAGTGTCTTTATTAAGGTCAGCAAACGTCTCAACTTTACTGATACGAATATCACCTTCAGTCAGAGTGCCCGTTTTATCGATGATCAAGTGGTTTACCTTGCACAAGGTTTCAAATACGTGACCTTTGCGCAGCAAAATACCAAAGTTACCCATACGAGATGTTGAACACGTAATCGCGGTCGGCGTCGCAAGAGACAGAGCGCAAGGGCAGGTCGCTACTAATACTGAAAGCATGATCCAGAAAGCGTCTTCTGGTCGTGTTTGATGCCAGTAGAACCAAGTCCCAAATGAAATAATTAAGATAACCGCGACAAAGTATCGAGCCACCACATCGGCGATTTCAGCAATTCGGGGTTTAGACAATTGAGCTTCATCTTGAAGACGAACGATATTAGAAATAACCGAATCCGCTTTAGAGGTCATCACTTCCAATTCAAACGATTCATCACCATTCAATGTGCCAGCAAAGACCGTATCACCTTCATTCTTGACCACATGGATAGATTCGCCAGTCAGCATGGATTCATCGATATGAATTCTGCCAGACAATACTTTGCCATCTGCGGGAATATGTTCACCCGGTAGAACGCGAATCTGGTCGCCAACTTTTAAGGTTTTTACCGGTACTTGCTCACCGTCTAGCGTTGTCGCCATCGCAGGAACGAGCTTAAGCAGGTTACCGCTAGCTGCTGCAGCTTTACGACGCGCGCGCATCTCAAGGAAACGACCAAGCAACAAGAAGAAGGTGAACATCGAGATAGATTCAAAGAACACTTCACCTTGCTCTGTCACTGTTGCCACTAAACTCGCAACGTAAGCAAATAGCAGAGCGATCGAAACGGGTACATCCATACCCAATGTTCGGCCTTTAATACTGCGCCACGCATTAATATAGAAAGGTAACGCAGAGTATAGGAGAACAGGTGTTGCGAAGATCAAACTTACCCAACGGAAGTAACTTTTGAATTCAGGTTCAAGGCTGCCAAATACTTCGAGGTAGAGCGCTACAGCTAACATCATGACTTGCATGGTCGCTAAACCAGCAATACCAAGACGATAGAGATAATTCTTCATCGATCGATGATAGGCGGCTTCTTGTTGATCAGCCTCGAATGGAGCGGCTTTGTAGCCTAGGGTATGGATTGCAGACAACAGCTCGCTCAGTTTAGCCTGAGTGTTGTCCCAGCTGAGCAGGGCGCGGTTAGTCGTGGTATTAACACGAATACTAACAACCCCTAACTTTGAAGAGACTTGCTTCTCAATAAGCCATGCACAAGCAGCACAAGAGACACCTTCTAGTGACAATGTCACTTCAGAAGTATTTTCAGAGTTACGGACGAACTCCAATTGAACATCTTCGTTGTCGTAATGACTGAGTGCTAGAAGTTGCTCTGGAACTAGATCCGCTTTTTCAGCCGGAGCGGTACGATATTGGTAATAAGAGACCAAACCGCTATCAACGATTGTCTGGGCTACGGTTTCGCAACCTGGACAACACATCGGTCGAACCGATCCTAAGATTTCTACTTTAAAATCCGTTTCCGCTGGTACATCTTCACCGCAGTGATAACAGGATTCACACATAAGCTTTAGTTCGTTAGTTGAGTAGGAGTATCAATTG belongs to Vibrio splendidus and includes:
- a CDS encoding heavy metal translocating P-type ATPase, with protein sequence MCESCYHCGEDVPAETDFKVEILGSVRPMCCPGCETVAQTIVDSGLVSYYQYRTAPAEKADLVPEQLLALSHYDNEDVQLEFVRNSENTSEVTLSLEGVSCAACAWLIEKQVSSKLGVVSIRVNTTTNRALLSWDNTQAKLSELLSAIHTLGYKAAPFEADQQEAAYHRSMKNYLYRLGIAGLATMQVMMLAVALYLEVFGSLEPEFKSYFRWVSLIFATPVLLYSALPFYINAWRSIKGRTLGMDVPVSIALLFAYVASLVATVTEQGEVFFESISMFTFFLLLGRFLEMRARRKAAAASGNLLKLVPAMATTLDGEQVPVKTLKVGDQIRVLPGEHIPADGKVLSGRIHIDESMLTGESIHVVKNEGDTVFAGTLNGDESFELEVMTSKADSVISNIVRLQDEAQLSKPRIAEIADVVARYFVAVILIISFGTWFYWHQTRPEDAFWIMLSVLVATCPCALSLATPTAITCSTSRMGNFGILLRKGHVFETLCKVNHLIIDKTGTLTEGDIRISKVETFADLNKDTCLQVAASLEQHANHPIAKAFKTYISDGIEVESVNNVIGSGITGELNGQEVAIGSSEFILGEAQPSESNGIYLSMSGRHIATFTYEDPIRKESIEFIKQFKEAGIKTTLLTGDSLINAKPVAAEIGITDIVANAKPEDKLAYLNSRDASDITMMVGDGINDAPILAGAHLSVAMGGGTDVAKASADMVLLGDKLDRLLKSRTLALKTRRIIRENLAWSLGYNLLILPLAVAGLVAPYIAVVGMSASSIIVVSNSLRLLKEQGK